ATATGGCTCCCCGGGCAAGGTGTGCCGCTGCGGCGGCCCGGTCAGGCCGGCTGGCCGACCAGGCCGGCGAGCTCAGGCACGCCGACACGGGCGACCGTGAGGCGTGCCGTGTACTGCCGTGTCACGCCGGGCGACCGTGAGGCGTGCCGTGTACTGCCGTGTCACGCCGGGCGACCGTGAGGCGTGCCTGCACTGCCGTGTCACGCCGGGCGACCGTGAGGCGTGCCGTGCGCTGCCGTGTCACGCCGGGTGGCCGTGAGGCGTGTCGTGCCGTGCCGTGCCGTGCCGAGTAACCGTCGGCCGTGCGCAGGGTCAGTCGCCCGCGCGGGCGGTCGGGGCGGTGCGGCGCAGGTGGTCGAGGACGATCGGGTCGATCCGGCCGGGCACGAGCCGCTCCTCCAGGTTCTCCACGCCGGCCCAGGAGCCGAGCGCGTCGTCCAGCCCGGCGGTCCCGACCGGGTGGCCGGCGGTGCCCAGCAGCGCGGCGACCTCGTCGGCGAGCGGGCCGGTCAGGTCGAGCAGGGCGGCCGGATCCGGCTTGCCGAAGAGCAGGGTGTGCGTGGCGAGCAGCCGGCCCAGCTCGGTCACCGGGTCGGGATGGTCGTCCACCCGCAGGTCGACCAGGGTGTCACCGGTGCCGGCGTACCCGCCGTGCCGCTCCACCACCAGCAGGCCGGCGCTCTGCCGGCCCCGCCGGTCGCCGCCGGCCCGGTCACCGGCGTGCAGCGCGGCCAGCAGCCGCTGCGGGAACGGCAGCTCCCCGCCGCCCAGCCACGCGTCGCGGACCGCGTCGACGACCTGCGGGCCGGCCAGGATGTTGCCCTGCACCGCCCAGCCGTCGCCGGCCTGACCGCCGGCCCACGGGTGGCAGCGCGGCCCGGTCCAGGTCGCGCCGTCGCCGGTCGCCGCGACCACCCCGAGCTGCCGGTCGTCCCGGCCCGGGTCGGCGGCGACCAGACCGGCCACCACGTCGGCGGCGGCAACGCCGGTCCGCAGCAGCGCCAGCCCCTGCGACCGGTACGCCAGGTTGACGTGCGCCTGGGTCGCGACGGCGCCCACCTGTGCCTCGGCGGCCGGGACGAGCGCACCGGCGGCGAGGAACTTGCTGGCCACGGCGACACCGTGCAGGAGCCCGTCCGCTGACCGGGCGACGATCGAGAAGGTCATTCGCGGATGCTAGTCCTGGGGTCGACCGGTCGGCACCCCCGGCGTGGCCCGGGGGTGTGGCCGGCGTGTCGGACCCCGCGTGGTGGCGGCGACGGGCCGGGACGGCGGGTCGACCGGGCCGGCGGGTCGATGGGGCCGGCGGTCAGAACGGTGGGGCGGCGGCCTCGGGCGGGCGGCCCCAGGCGCGGCGGGCGTCGGCCACCGCCACGGCGAGCAGTACCAGGGCGGCCGCCCACGCCGACGCCAGCGGCGCCACGTGGAGCAGCAGCGGAGTCAGCCCCAGCAGCACGAGGAACCCCACCCAGCGCGACGGGGAGACGCGGCCGAACACCTCGTACTCGAAGCGGGCCCGGCCGGCGAGGAAGATCGCCGGGCCGCCGAGGATCATGGCGATCCACGGGATCTCGCCGTGCCCCGTCGGGTGCTCGTTGACCAGTTCGTAGCCGATCGCGGTGGCGACCACGCCGACCACCATCACCAGGTGGGTGTCGGCGGCGGAGCGGCCGATCGTGGCGGGATGGGCGGCCCGGCTGACCGCCTCGCCGAGGATCTGTCCGGCCCGCTGGACGTAGATCCGCCAGAGCAGCACCGAGGTGACGACCGCGGCCGCGAAAGCCGCGGTCCTGGTCAGGCTGGTCGGGTCCCGGCTGTACGACACCCCGGCGACCAGGATGGTCTCGCCGAGGGCGACGAGGAAGAACTGCTGGTACCGCTCGGCCAGGTGCTCACCGTGGATGTCCCAGCGGGAGACGGTCGAGCGGCCCAGCCCCGGCACCGGCCAGCCGAACCGCTGCGCCAGATACTCCAGCACCAGCGCGGTCAGCCAGAGCACGACCCGGGGGTCGGTGGGCAGGAACGCCCCGACGATCCAGAGCACGCCGGTGGCGCAGAAGGTGATCAGCATGCGCTGCTTCAGCCGCCGGTACTGCGGGCGGTGCAGCGCCAGCAGCAGAATCCCCGGCCGGCTCACCTGCGCCACCACGTACGCGACCGCGAAGGGGAGCCCGGTCGCGCTGAACGCACGGGGGATCGCCACCCCCATCACCATGCTGCACACCAGCGCGGTGATCACGATCGTCTGCAACCAGATGTGGTACGGGTCGTAGCGGCTGGTGGTCCAGGCGGTGCCCTGCCAGAGCGCCCAGAGCGCGAGGAGCAGGATCAGGGTCTTGCCGCCGCCGGTGAGCGCCCGCCACACGCTCGCGTGCCCCGGCTCCAGGGCCAGGTCCTCGAAGGCGCGGGCGCCGATCCGGGTCAGCGCGAAGACGTACACCAGGTCGAAGAAGAGTTCCAGGAAGGTGGCCCGGCCCCCCTGGTCCTCGGGCAGCAGGGCGGCCGGCTCGGGGGTCCTCACCGTCGCCTCCCACTCTCGGTCCGGCCCACCTGGCAGTCGTAACACTCTTTCCGGGCGCAGCGGTGCACAACGCCCGGATCGGCGCGACCGGGACCGATCCGGATCTTGCTCCGGGCGGCGGCGAGCGGGCACGATCGACCGGTGACCAACCGATGGGGAATGACGGTGCCGCTGAGCGGGATCCCGCTCGCCGACCACGCCGCGGTCTACGCGGCCCTCGACCGGGCCGGCTTCACCGACGTCTGGTCCTCGGAGGTGGCCGGCACCGACGCGTTCACCCCGCTGACGCTCGCCGCGGCGTGGCAACCGAGACTCCGCCTCGGCACCGCGATCACCCCGGTCTTCACCCGGGGACCCGGGCTGCTGGCGATGACCGCCGCCGCCCTCGCCGAGACCGCCCCGGGCCGGTTCGCCCTCGGCATCGGCGCCTCCTCGCCGGTCGTCGTCCGGGACTGGAACGCGGTCCGCTTCGACGAGCCGTTCCGGCGTACCCGGGACGTGCTGCGGTTCCTCCGCGCGGCGCTGCGCGGCGAGACCGTCGACGAGGTCTACGACACCTTCACCGTGCGCCGGTTCACCCTGGAACGCCCGCCGGCCGTGCCGCCGCCGGTGCTGCTGGCCGCGCTGCGCCCCGGCATGCTCCGGCTGGCCGCCGCCGAGGCCGACGGGGTGATCCTCAACTGGCTCGCCGCGCAGGACGTGCCCCGGGCCGTCGCCGAACTCGGTGACCGCCGACCCGGCTTCGAGGTCGTCGCCCGGATCTTCGTCTGCCCGACCGAGGACGCCGGGCACGCCCGCGCGCTCGGCCGCCGGCTGATCGCCGGCTACCTCACCGTCCCGGCGTACGCCGCCTTCCACCGCTGGCTCGGCCGGGAGGCGTCACTCGGGCCGATGTGGGCCGCGTGGGCGGCCGGGGACCGGCGGGGCGCCGCCGCCGCGGTGCCCGACGAGGTGGTCGACGCGCTGGTGCTGCACGGTTCGCCCGAGCACTGCGCCGCGCAGGTCCGCCGCTACGCCGACGCCGGGGTGGACGTACCCGTGATGGCCCTGCTGCCCACGCCCGAACTGGCCACCGGCGGCGCGGCGGCCCTGGCCGCTCTGCTGCCCCGCCTCGGCGTCGCGGACACGGACGCGGACGGGAGCTGACATGAACCTCACCGACCGGGTGGCGGTGATCACCGGCGGCGCGGGCGGTATCGGCTCCGCCCTGGCCCGCCGGTTCGCCGCCGAGGGCGCCGCCGCCGTCGTGGTGGCCGACCTGGCCGCCGACGCGGCCCGCGCGGTGGCCGAGGGCATCGGACCGGTCGCCCACGGCGTCGGCCTCGATGTCACCGACCCGGAGCAGGTCCGCGCCCTGGTCGCGGAGACCGAGCAGCGGTACGGCCGGATCGACCTCTTCTGCGCCAACGCCGGCGTCGCCACCGGCGGGGGAGTGGACGCGCCCGACGCCGACTGGGAGCGCGCCTGGCAGGTCAACGTCCTCGCCCACGTGCACACCGCCCGGGCGGTGCTCCCCGGCATGCTCCGACGCGGCGCGGGACACCTGCTCTTCACCTGCTCGGCGGCCGGGGTGCTGACCGCCGTCGGCGACGCCCCGTACACCGCCACCAAGCACGCGGCGGTCGGCTTCGCCGAGTGGCTCGCCATCACCTACCGGGACGCCGGCATCCGGGTCAGCGCGCTCTGCCCGCAGGGCGTCGACACCCCGATGCTCGCCGACGGGCTCGCCGCCGGTCATCTGGGGGCGCGGGTGATCGCCGCCTCGGGCGCGGTGCTCACCCCCGACCAGGTCGCCGACGCCACGATCGCCGGGCTCGCCGAGGAGCGCTTCCTGATCCTGCCCCACCCGGAGGTCGCCGCGTACGCGCGCCGACGGGCCGAGGACCCCGACGGGTGGCAGGCTGGCGTGCGCAAACTCGTCCGCAGACTGCGTGCCGCCGGTCAGTAGGAGCTGTCTCCGTGACCGGCCGCGTCGCCGTAGGTGCTGTTCTCCACATCGCGGCGGAGTAGCGGTCGGTCGGATCGGTGCCACGTTCGAAGGTGTCGCGATGCGAACTGGCTGCATCGTGGTCTGGACGGGCTGCTGACTCGCTCGATGAGTACGACTGTCCAATATGCGGTGAGCCGCCTGACATAGTCCGCACGAGATGCTCAGGACCCTTGCGGTCGGCCGCATCCGCCTTCTGAGGCGACATACTGATGCCCCCGCCGGGGACCTACGCATTACGAGATCAAATTGCTCGCCCCACTGACCTGGGTTGCACAGGCCCCTAGCAGCGGAAACACCTCGCGCCGCTCCCTCGCCGTCGGCCAACCTCTGGCGGGCTAGATGCGGATCGCTCGTTGAACTGAAGGTCGGCGCTAGTACTCCGCCGGCAAGTCGTGAAACCACCGCCGAGACGATGCGGGCACCAGCAACAGGCCAACGATGACTGCTGCACCAAGGATCTGCAGCAGCCCTGAAGCATCGGCCTTAGTGATCGCGACAACGCCGTACACGACGCTGGCGGTCGCGAGAACGGTTGTCCAGAACCGGGCCCGCCCGCTACCACGCCACAAGCCGTAAGCCAACGCTAGGAGAAGAAGCACCCCTATTAGCTCGGTGGCGATGGATGGACCACTCCCAAACATCATCGACGCCGACAGCGCGGCTGCCACGAGCAAAATCACTGAGGCGGCGGCGACCGGCACAGGAACGCGTCGCTGACTCTGCTCGATCATCGGCTCATGGTAGGCATCGTTCGCCCGGTCCACTAGGCCACTGATCGTCGGCATCGACCAGGTGGTGAGTCGCGTGCCAACAGCGAGCCTGGCCCGCTTCGGACTTACCGGCTCTGCCGACGGCAGCAGGGGTAGCGGGTTCCGGGTCTTGGCGGATCTCCTCGTCGGGCAGTTGCAGACCGTCCGGGGAGGCTAGTAGCCCTTGCGGGGCCGACGAGGGGATCCGCAGCGGCATCTCTGAGGAGGGCCGAGGTTCGGGGCGGAGCCGCGAGGTCCTCAAAGGTCTTGTCGCCCGTCAGCCTGCCGGCCGGCCCGGCCGATGCCGGCCGAAGGCCGCCAGCAGGCCAGGGCCGGGCCGGCGCCGCCTTGATCTGATGAAGCGCAATTCGGCAACGCACACCGCGAAGGGCCTCTCCTCCGTCGGCTGATGTGCGACTTTCCGTCCGCCAACTGATCTGGGACGCCTCAGAACGCCGACCACGGCGGATCCGGGTCGCGGCCTCGCTCTTGCCAGTCGGGCCGGATCGGGTGCTGTGGTTTCCGGGCCGTTCGGCAGCTCGCGTCAGCGGTGCAGGTCGGGATTGTGCTTGTGCGGGACGGGATCTGGGTGCTCCCGTGCCCACTCCACCACCCGATCTGTCAGCCGGTCGTACGGCGCGTCGTCTGTCTCTGGCATGTCGACGTTCAGCAGTCTGGCGACGTCTCGATCGATCTGCTCAGCGATAGCCGGCGCGAAGAGGCCAGAGGCGACCAGGGTGTCTCGCAGAAAGCGGGCGAGAATCTCGTGACTGTCGTCCCAGTTCACGTTGCCGTTACGGTGTGCTTCGTCGCGCAGCTTCTCCACTGCCCGGATCAGCTCGCCTTGTACGGTCTTCGCCTGTCCACTGCGCGGCACGTACGTCTGCCAAAGATGGCGGGCCTCTTGGAAGTACTGCATGCTGGGAGGCTACTGACAGCGATGCGCCCGTGCGTACGTCGTCCGCTGGCCATTGCCGGGTGTCCTCCGCGTGGTGAATCTCGTAGATCTAGATAGGCGACCCAGCGACCTGCCCGAGTGGGCTCTTAGCAGCGGAAACGCCTCTCGACATCTCTCACCACTCCCCGCCTTCGCCGCCTCCGCCAGCCGTTCCGCACGGGTCACGGGTCGGCGGCGGCGACGGGACCGCGCGACCACGCCGGCCGTGGTCGTCGTCGCGAGGACGAGGGCGGCCAGCGCGGTGAGCAGCCAGCTCCCAATGGACGCCCGCATGGTGGGGGCGGCCAGCGGACGTCAGGGACGCCAGCGCAGTGGACCCGGATGTACCCGCCAGAGCAACCGTCGCCACCACGGGCGGGCCGAGCGCAGCACCGAGACGTACCCCTCGGCCACCGCTGCCGCCCGATCCGCCTGCGCCAAGGCGGCCGTGCCCGGAGCGAAGGCCACCTGGTTGAGCAACCCGGCCAGCTCGCCCACGTCGGCGGCCGGCCCGTCGGCCGGCCGGGTGCCGTCGGCGGCCAGCGTCGCCCGGGCCTCGGCGACGGTCCGGCGGGCCCGCTCGGCCACCTCGGCCGCGGCGAGGTCGTCGCCGACCGGATGGCCGGCCAGCCGGAGCGCGTCGGTGACCTCCCGCCACGCGCCGGCGATGCGCTCGCCGGGGTCACCCCGCTCCAGCCGGGCCCGGGTCAGGTTGCGGCGCAGCGTGCCCAGCACCAGCAGCAGCCCACCCACCACCAGCACCAGCCCACCCACCCCGCCACCCACCAGCACCGGCGTGGCGAGCCCGGCGTCGCGCCGCGTCGGGCCGGACGACGCCCCGGCCGGCGGCGTCGCCGTCGGCTCCACGGTCGGCTCCGGCACCTCCGACGGCGGCGGGTCGTCCGGGGTGGGCCGGAAGTCCTCCTCCACCGGCCGGGGTTCCTCGTCGGGCCGGGGCATCGGGTCGAACGGCACCCAACCGACCCCGTCGAAGAGCACCTCCGGCCAGGCGAACGCGTCCGCCGCCCGGACCGGACCGTCCCCCTTGGGCCGGAAACCCACCACCACCCGGGTCGGCAGGCCGGTGAGCCGGCCCAGCACCGCGAACGCCGCCGCGAACTGCTCCGACGTGCCCCGCTGCCCACCCCCGGCGCGCGGCCCGAACAGGAAGAACGCCAGGTTCGGGTACGCGTGCCCGCTCGGTGCGTCCGCGGTGACCCGGTAGTGCTCGGCGAGGAACTGCTCGATCGCGGCGGCCCGGGCGTACGGGGCGCCGTTGGACTCGGCGAGCTGGGCGGCCAGCCGGCGCAGCGGCTCCGGCACCCCGTCGGCGACCCGCAGCTCCCGGGCCACCGCGTCGCCGGCCGGCACGTTCGCGGTGGCCAGCAGGTTCCCGTCCGGACGTTCCCGCGCCGACGTCACCGCGTACCGCAGCCCCGCAGTGAGCCCCTCCGGTCGGATCAGCGTCCCGGTCGCCGGGTCGTACGCCGCCCGGGCGCCGGTCACCTCGCGCGGGGTGGCCACCGCCGGCAGTAGCCGCCCGGTCAGCTCCGCCACGGTGATCTCCTGCCGGACCGTGTCCACGGTGGTGCCCGGCGCGGGCTCCGACAGCGGCAGCACCCGCCCCGCGTTGCGGTACGTGGCGCCGACCCGCCAGGTCACCCCGTCGTAGTCGCTCAGCACCGCCAGCCGGATCCGGACGTCACCCCCGCCCCCTTCGGTGGTACGCACCTCCAGCAGCTTCTGGTCCGGGTTCAGCGCCCAGCCGGAGATCCGGATCAGCGGGTTCTCGTCCAGCGACTCCACCCGCGGCGGCTCCACGTAGCGGCGGGGATCCACCGGCCGCTCGTCCACCCGACCGGCCAGCGCCGGACCGAGCAGGGCGGCCAGCCCGACCACCACCGCCAGCCCGGCTGCGGTGGCCGCCGCCAGGCGCAGCCGCACCGCGGCGCGTACCGCCGGGGCGAGACCGGCCGTCGGGTCGACCGAGGCCGCGTCCTGCCGGCCCGGCACCGCCAGCCCCACCGCGGCGACCGCGGCGAAGGCCACCGCCGGCCAGACCGCCGGCTCGGCGTTCGGGCCCACCACGTAGAGCGCCCCGGCGAAGAGCAGCGCCGGCGGCAGGTAACCCAGCAGCACCCGGCCCGCCCGCAGTGCCACCTCCGCCCCGGCCAGCCCGGCCAGCCAGGCCGCCACCACCGGCACCAGCACCGTGTCCGGGGCCGGCTCGACCGGGATCATCGCGGTCAGCAGCCGGGGGACCGCGTTGCGCGCCGCGTCCCCGGCCACCCCGGCCAGGCTGCCGGGCAGCTCGGCGTGCGCGGCGGCCAGCCGCAGCGACAGCGCCGTCCACCCGGCCAGGGCGAGCACCGACAGCGGCGCGACCAGCCACGACGGCAGCCGCCGGGCGGCCACCCCGACCAGCACCGAGCCGACCGCCGCGCCGACCATCAGCCGGGTCAGCAGGTCATCGGCGTACACCCGGCCCAGCACCACGCCGGCCAGGGAGATCATCGTGACCAGGGCCAGCGGCACCGGGACCGCGCGCAGCGCGCCGAGGCCCCGCGCCCACGCCGCGCGGCCGGCGTTCGGTGCGGGCCCGGTCACCACCGGCGGATCCCGTCCCACTCGGCGGCGAACTCCGCGCCGTCGGTCGCGTCCAGCAGCACCAGACCCGCCCCGCCCGGCGGCGTCCGGTCGGTCGCGCCGAGGACCGCCACCACCACCGACGGGTACGTCCCCCGCAGCGCGCCCACGTACCCGAGGTCGGCCCGGCCACCCGGCCCGGTCAGGAAGACCAGCGTGTCGCCGAGCCGCTCCTGCCGCCATCGGTTCACCGCCGTCGGCAGCACGTCCTCGCCGCCGTCGGCGAGCCCGACCGCGGCCAGCCGGTCCAGCGGCGGGCCGCCGCCCGCCGGGTCGACCGGGTCCGGCGCCACCAGCAGCAGGGTCACCGGCAGGTCTTCCCGGACGGCGGCGGCGACCACCGAGGCGGCGGCTTCGCAGCCGGCCTCGAAGGACTCCGCCACCCCGGCCGTCCGGCCCGGGTGCGCGGCGGCGCGGTTGTCCAGCACCACCACCAGTCGGGGCAGGCTGGTGTCCACGTTCTCCCGGACCATCAGCTCACCGACGCGGGCGCTGGTCCGCCAGTGCACCCGGCGCAGCTCGTCGCCGACCACGTACTCCCGCAGCGAGTCGAAGGTGATCGACCCGTGCGGCACCGCGTCGGTGCGGCCGTCCAGGCTGCGTCCCGCGCCCGGCGGCACCGCGCCGAGCGGGTGGATGCGCGGATGCACCCAGACCGGCACGGTGTCCCCGTACGGGCGGGCCAGCGCCACCAGCCCGAGCGGGTCGCGCCGGGTGACCCGCAGCGGGCCGATCGGCACCACCCCGCGGCGGCGGGTCGGCACGTCGTAGCGGACCGTGGTGTCCCGGCCCGGCCGCAACCGCAGCAGCGGCACCGGCACGGCGACGGCGCCGCAGCGGTCCTCGGCGACCAGGTTCGCCGCCCGCAGCCGACCGGTGTTCCGCACCGTCAACGTCACCACGGCCGGCTCGCCCCGGGCCACCCGGTCCGGGTCGGCGCTGCGGGTCACCGCCAACCGGGGTCGCCAGGCGGCGGTGACCAGGGCGTATCCGACGGCGACCCCGGCCGCCGCGCCGAGCACGGTCAGCTCCGGGTACGCGAACCGGAACCCCGCGCCGAGCAGCACGACGGCGGCGACGAGCAGCCCGACGCCCCGGGCGGTGATCCTCACGGCTCAGCCGCGCACCGGGGCGGGCTGGCCGGACGGGAGCGGCACCGGCACCGACGCGATCGCCTGGCGCAGCACCTCGACGGCGGTCACCCCGCGCACCTGCGCGTCGGCGGTGAGCAGCAGCCGGTGCGCGAAGACCGGCTCGGCGAGGGCCTTCAGGTCCTCCGGCATGATCCAGCCCCGCCCGTCGATCAGCGCGTACGCGCAGGCCGCCCGGGTCAGCGCGATCACGCCGCGCGGGCTCACCCCGACCCGCACCTGCGGGTGGGTCCGGGTCGCGGCGGCCAGCCGGACCGCGTACGCGTAGAGCGGCTCGGCGATGTGCACCCGCCGGGCCATCTTCACCATCTCCCCGACGGTGGCGGTGTCGGTGACCGGGCTCAGCGAGTCGGGGGAGCGGAGCGTGGCGCCGCGCAGCACCTCCACCTCGACCGCCTCGTCAGGGTAGCCAACCGACAGCTTCACCAGGAACCGGTCGAGCTGG
This genomic interval from Micromonospora sp. CCTCC AA 2012012 contains the following:
- a CDS encoding SDR family oxidoreductase yields the protein MNLTDRVAVITGGAGGIGSALARRFAAEGAAAVVVADLAADAARAVAEGIGPVAHGVGLDVTDPEQVRALVAETEQRYGRIDLFCANAGVATGGGVDAPDADWERAWQVNVLAHVHTARAVLPGMLRRGAGHLLFTCSAAGVLTAVGDAPYTATKHAAVGFAEWLAITYRDAGIRVSALCPQGVDTPMLADGLAAGHLGARVIAASGAVLTPDQVADATIAGLAEERFLILPHPEVAAYARRRAEDPDGWQAGVRKLVRRLRAAGQ
- a CDS encoding LLM class F420-dependent oxidoreductase, with the protein product MTVPLSGIPLADHAAVYAALDRAGFTDVWSSEVAGTDAFTPLTLAAAWQPRLRLGTAITPVFTRGPGLLAMTAAALAETAPGRFALGIGASSPVVVRDWNAVRFDEPFRRTRDVLRFLRAALRGETVDEVYDTFTVRRFTLERPPAVPPPVLLAALRPGMLRLAAAEADGVILNWLAAQDVPRAVAELGDRRPGFEVVARIFVCPTEDAGHARALGRRLIAGYLTVPAYAAFHRWLGREASLGPMWAAWAAGDRRGAAAAVPDEVVDALVLHGSPEHCAAQVRRYADAGVDVPVMALLPTPELATGGAAALAALLPRLGVADTDADGS
- a CDS encoding DUF58 domain-containing protein, which codes for MRITARGVGLLVAAVVLLGAGFRFAYPELTVLGAAAGVAVGYALVTAAWRPRLAVTRSADPDRVARGEPAVVTLTVRNTGRLRAANLVAEDRCGAVAVPVPLLRLRPGRDTTVRYDVPTRRRGVVPIGPLRVTRRDPLGLVALARPYGDTVPVWVHPRIHPLGAVPPGAGRSLDGRTDAVPHGSITFDSLREYVVGDELRRVHWRTSARVGELMVRENVDTSLPRLVVVLDNRAAAHPGRTAGVAESFEAGCEAAASVVAAAVREDLPVTLLLVAPDPVDPAGGGPPLDRLAAVGLADGGEDVLPTAVNRWRQERLGDTLVFLTGPGGRADLGYVGALRGTYPSVVVAVLGATDRTPPGGAGLVLLDATDGAEFAAEWDGIRRW
- a CDS encoding DUF3488 and transglutaminase-like domain-containing protein, with translation MGRDPPVVTGPAPNAGRAAWARGLGALRAVPVPLALVTMISLAGVVLGRVYADDLLTRLMVGAAVGSVLVGVAARRLPSWLVAPLSVLALAGWTALSLRLAAAHAELPGSLAGVAGDAARNAVPRLLTAMIPVEPAPDTVLVPVVAAWLAGLAGAEVALRAGRVLLGYLPPALLFAGALYVVGPNAEPAVWPAVAFAAVAAVGLAVPGRQDAASVDPTAGLAPAVRAAVRLRLAAATAAGLAVVVGLAALLGPALAGRVDERPVDPRRYVEPPRVESLDENPLIRISGWALNPDQKLLEVRTTEGGGGDVRIRLAVLSDYDGVTWRVGATYRNAGRVLPLSEPAPGTTVDTVRQEITVAELTGRLLPAVATPREVTGARAAYDPATGTLIRPEGLTAGLRYAVTSARERPDGNLLATANVPAGDAVARELRVADGVPEPLRRLAAQLAESNGAPYARAAAIEQFLAEHYRVTADAPSGHAYPNLAFFLFGPRAGGGQRGTSEQFAAAFAVLGRLTGLPTRVVVGFRPKGDGPVRAADAFAWPEVLFDGVGWVPFDPMPRPDEEPRPVEEDFRPTPDDPPPSEVPEPTVEPTATPPAGASSGPTRRDAGLATPVLVGGGVGGLVLVVGGLLLVLGTLRRNLTRARLERGDPGERIAGAWREVTDALRLAGHPVGDDLAAAEVAERARRTVAEARATLAADGTRPADGPAADVGELAGLLNQVAFAPGTAALAQADRAAAVAEGYVSVLRSARPWWRRLLWRVHPGPLRWRP
- a CDS encoding low temperature requirement protein A codes for the protein MRTPEPAALLPEDQGGRATFLELFFDLVYVFALTRIGARAFEDLALEPGHASVWRALTGGGKTLILLLALWALWQGTAWTTSRYDPYHIWLQTIVITALVCSMVMGVAIPRAFSATGLPFAVAYVVAQVSRPGILLLALHRPQYRRLKQRMLITFCATGVLWIVGAFLPTDPRVVLWLTALVLEYLAQRFGWPVPGLGRSTVSRWDIHGEHLAERYQQFFLVALGETILVAGVSYSRDPTSLTRTAAFAAAVVTSVLLWRIYVQRAGQILGEAVSRAAHPATIGRSAADTHLVMVVGVVATAIGYELVNEHPTGHGEIPWIAMILGGPAIFLAGRARFEYEVFGRVSPSRWVGFLVLLGLTPLLLHVAPLASAWAAALVLLAVAVADARRAWGRPPEAAAPPF
- a CDS encoding DUF1028 domain-containing protein is translated as MTFSIVARSADGLLHGVAVASKFLAAGALVPAAEAQVGAVATQAHVNLAYRSQGLALLRTGVAAADVVAGLVAADPGRDDRQLGVVAATGDGATWTGPRCHPWAGGQAGDGWAVQGNILAGPQVVDAVRDAWLGGGELPFPQRLLAALHAGDRAGGDRRGRQSAGLLVVERHGGYAGTGDTLVDLRVDDHPDPVTELGRLLATHTLLFGKPDPAALLDLTGPLADEVAALLGTAGHPVGTAGLDDALGSWAGVENLEERLVPGRIDPIVLDHLRRTAPTARAGD